Proteins encoded in a region of the Paucibacter sediminis genome:
- the holA gene encoding DNA polymerase III subunit delta, producing MQIRAEALAAQLAKGLKPIYTVHGDEPLLAQEAADTIRAAARAQGYGERKVFIVAGAYFDWGPVLGAAQAMSLFAERQFIEIRIPSGKPGKDGSEALQRYCERLPEDVVTLVTLPRLDKTQLSSAWFSALDGAGVTLKVEPVERRALPQWIAQRLAAQGQRVSEGEEGQRALAFFADRVEGNLLAAHQELQKLALLYPQGEIALAQIESAVLNVARYDVFKLSEAVLAGQVPRVLRMLEGLEAEGEAAVLVHWTLAEDVRALKKVRDALDAGKPLPMALREARVWGNKERLFERIAPGLNDQNLASLVAAAQICDGIVKGLRHPEWPLDAWGALRRLALMLVEATQARGGIKLALQA from the coding sequence ATGCAGATCCGCGCCGAGGCCCTCGCCGCCCAACTCGCCAAGGGGCTCAAGCCCATCTACACCGTGCATGGCGACGAGCCCCTGCTGGCGCAGGAGGCGGCCGACACCATCCGCGCCGCCGCGCGCGCGCAGGGCTATGGCGAGCGCAAGGTCTTCATCGTCGCGGGCGCGTACTTCGACTGGGGCCCGGTGCTGGGCGCGGCCCAGGCCATGAGCCTGTTCGCCGAGCGCCAGTTCATCGAGATCCGCATCCCCTCGGGCAAGCCCGGCAAGGACGGCTCGGAGGCCTTGCAGCGCTATTGCGAACGCCTGCCCGAGGACGTGGTCACGCTCGTGACCCTGCCGCGCCTAGACAAGACTCAGCTCAGCAGTGCCTGGTTCAGCGCGCTGGACGGCGCCGGCGTCACCCTCAAGGTGGAGCCGGTGGAACGCCGCGCCCTGCCGCAGTGGATCGCCCAGCGTCTGGCCGCTCAGGGCCAACGCGTCAGCGAGGGCGAGGAAGGCCAGCGCGCCCTGGCCTTTTTTGCCGACCGCGTGGAGGGCAATCTGCTCGCCGCCCACCAGGAGCTGCAGAAGCTCGCCCTGCTCTATCCGCAGGGCGAGATCGCGCTGGCGCAGATCGAGTCGGCGGTGCTGAACGTGGCGCGCTACGACGTCTTCAAGCTCAGCGAGGCGGTGCTGGCCGGCCAGGTGCCGCGCGTGCTGCGCATGCTGGAGGGCCTGGAGGCCGAGGGCGAGGCCGCGGTGCTGGTGCACTGGACCCTGGCCGAGGACGTGCGCGCGCTCAAGAAGGTGCGCGATGCGCTGGACGCCGGCAAGCCCCTGCCGATGGCACTGCGCGAAGCGCGCGTATGGGGCAACAAGGAGCGGCTTTTCGAGCGCATCGCGCCAGGGCTAAACGATCAAAATCTGGCCAGCCTGGTGGCGGCGGCACAGATCTGCGACGGCATCGTCAAGGGCCTGCGCCACCCCGAATGGCCGCTGGACGCCTGGGGTGCGCTGCGCCGCCTGGCCCTGATGCTGGTCGAGGCGACCCAGGCGCGCGGCGGCATCAAGCTGGCTCTGCAGGCCTGA
- the lptE gene encoding LPS assembly lipoprotein LptE, producing MHRRLLLASALGAALAGCGFELRREPELQFRSLALQGFKPGSPFAAELRRQLARTQVQLLEDPNKAELVLEAKRDERSKNAVVSTSAGQVREWQLKLNVDFLIRTPGMDILLPRTELRILRDMNYTESQALAKEQEEASLYRAMQSEAVALLMRRLAAIRLPVN from the coding sequence ATGCACAGGCGCCTGCTGCTGGCATCCGCGCTCGGCGCGGCCCTCGCGGGCTGCGGCTTCGAGCTGCGCCGCGAGCCCGAGCTGCAGTTCCGCAGCCTGGCCCTGCAGGGCTTCAAGCCCGGCTCGCCCTTCGCGGCCGAGCTGAGGCGGCAGCTGGCGCGCACCCAGGTGCAGTTGCTGGAAGACCCCAACAAGGCCGAGCTGGTGCTGGAAGCCAAGCGCGACGAGCGCAGCAAGAACGCGGTGGTGTCCACCAGCGCCGGCCAGGTGCGCGAGTGGCAGCTCAAGCTGAACGTCGATTTCCTGATCCGCACGCCGGGCATGGACATCCTCTTGCCGCGCACCGAGCTGCGCATCCTGCGCGACATGAACTACACCGAGAGCCAGGCCCTCGCCAAGGAGCAGGAAGAGGCCTCGCTGTACCGCGCCATGCAGTCCGAGGCGGTGGCGCTGCTGATGCGCCGCCTGGCCGCAATACGCCTGCCGGTGAACTAA
- the fur gene encoding ferric iron uptake transcriptional regulator: MNRTDEIKNSGLKATLPRIKILEIFQKTSQRHMTAEDVYKALLVEDADIGLATVYRVLTQFEQAGLVSRNHFETGKAVFELNQGHHHDHLVCMTCGRVEEFYDEQIEARQHAIAKERGFELQEHSLALYAACVKQDCPHKER; this comes from the coding sequence ATGAACCGCACCGACGAGATCAAGAACAGCGGCCTCAAGGCAACGCTGCCGCGCATCAAGATTCTGGAGATCTTCCAGAAGACTTCGCAGCGCCATATGACGGCCGAGGACGTCTACAAGGCCCTGCTGGTGGAGGACGCCGACATCGGGCTGGCGACGGTCTATCGCGTGCTGACCCAGTTCGAGCAGGCCGGCCTGGTGTCGCGCAACCATTTCGAGACCGGCAAGGCGGTGTTCGAGCTCAACCAGGGCCACCATCACGACCATCTGGTCTGCATGACCTGCGGTCGCGTGGAGGAGTTCTACGACGAGCAGATCGAGGCCCGCCAGCATGCCATCGCCAAGGAGCGGGGCTTCGAGCTGCAGGAGCATTCGCTGGCCCTGTATGCGGCCTGCGTGAAGCAGGACTGCCCGCACAAGGAGCGCTAG
- the hprK gene encoding HPr(Ser) kinase/phosphatase: MKPTSISADRLFEEHRETLRWEWIAGHAHPERRFDDTAVRDAQSAADLVGYLNYIHPYRVQIVGRREVAYLSQASGEVLDRRISRIVTLEPPVIIVADGESPPDRLVAMCDRADIPLFVTQESAGHAIDVVRTYLAQICANRTTRHGVFMDILGLGVLLTGESGLGKSELGLELISRGHGLVADDAVDFYRIAQTAIEGRCPELLLNLLEVRGIGLLDIKAIFGETAVRRKMRLKLIVHLVRKETMERDFERLPYEPLYEEVLGMPVRKVIIAVDAGRNLAVLVEAAVRNTILQLRGIDTYREFVERHQRAIEKGLSDDS, translated from the coding sequence GTGAAACCCACCTCGATCAGTGCCGACCGGCTCTTTGAAGAGCACCGCGAAACCCTGCGCTGGGAGTGGATCGCCGGCCACGCGCATCCGGAGCGCCGCTTCGATGACACCGCGGTGCGCGACGCGCAGTCCGCCGCCGATCTGGTCGGCTACCTCAACTACATCCACCCCTACCGGGTGCAGATCGTCGGCCGCCGCGAGGTGGCCTATCTGAGCCAGGCCTCGGGCGAGGTGCTGGATCGCCGCATCTCGCGCATCGTCACGCTGGAGCCGCCGGTGATCATCGTGGCCGATGGCGAAAGCCCGCCGGACCGGCTGGTGGCGATGTGCGACCGCGCCGACATCCCGCTCTTCGTCACGCAGGAATCGGCCGGCCACGCGATCGACGTGGTGCGCACCTATCTGGCCCAGATCTGCGCCAACCGCACCACGCGCCACGGTGTCTTCATGGACATCCTGGGCCTGGGCGTGTTGCTCACCGGCGAATCCGGCCTGGGCAAGAGCGAGCTGGGTCTGGAGCTGATCTCGCGCGGTCACGGCCTGGTGGCCGACGACGCGGTGGACTTCTACCGCATCGCCCAGACCGCCATCGAGGGCCGCTGCCCCGAGCTGCTGCTGAACCTGCTGGAGGTGCGCGGCATCGGCCTGCTGGACATCAAGGCCATCTTTGGCGAGACCGCGGTGCGCCGCAAGATGCGGCTCAAGCTGATCGTGCACCTGGTGCGCAAGGAGACCATGGAGCGCGACTTCGAGCGCCTGCCCTATGAGCCCTTGTACGAAGAGGTGCTGGGCATGCCGGTGCGCAAGGTCATCATCGCGGTGGATGCCGGCCGCAACCTGGCGGTGCTGGTGGAGGCCGCGGTGCGCAATACCATCCTGCAGCTGCGCGGCATCGATACCTACCGCGAGTTCGTCGAGCGCCACCAGCGCGCGATTGAAAAGGGCCTCAGCGACGATAGCTGA
- a CDS encoding MotA/TolQ/ExbB proton channel family protein, whose amino-acid sequence MSGIGSYTEFWAQGDAVTRAVALLLLLMSVSAWMLILWKSWVLGRARRDLARAVPAFWAAADLEAGRIALRAMDRELLLLPMLDAATATAQGQSLEAAGRRESQLTRRLRDALHQALRSLQWGQVLLASIGSTAPFVGLFGTVWGIYHALVNVSAAGNISIEKVAGPVGEALIMTAAGLAVAIPAVLAYNVFGKLVGACEAELEGFAHDLRELLDH is encoded by the coding sequence ATGAGCGGCATCGGCAGCTATACCGAGTTCTGGGCCCAGGGTGACGCGGTCACGCGCGCCGTGGCCCTCTTGCTGCTGCTGATGTCGGTCAGCGCCTGGATGCTGATCCTCTGGAAGAGCTGGGTGCTGGGCCGCGCACGCCGCGACCTGGCGCGCGCCGTGCCGGCCTTCTGGGCCGCCGCCGATCTGGAGGCCGGCCGCATCGCCCTGCGGGCGATGGACCGCGAGTTGCTGCTGCTGCCCATGCTGGACGCGGCCACGGCCACCGCCCAGGGCCAGAGCCTGGAGGCCGCCGGCCGGCGCGAATCGCAACTCACGCGCCGCCTGCGCGATGCCCTGCACCAGGCCCTGCGCAGCCTGCAATGGGGCCAGGTCTTGCTCGCCTCGATCGGCAGCACCGCGCCCTTCGTGGGCCTGTTCGGCACCGTCTGGGGCATCTACCACGCACTGGTGAACGTCTCGGCGGCCGGCAATATCAGCATCGAGAAAGTCGCCGGCCCGGTGGGCGAGGCCCTCATCATGACCGCCGCCGGCCTGGCCGTGGCCATCCCCGCGGTGCTGGCCTACAACGTCTTCGGCAAGCTGGTGGGTGCCTGCGAGGCCGAGCTGGAAGGCTTTGCGCACGACCTGCGCGAGCTGCTGGACCACTAG
- the dapB gene encoding 4-hydroxy-tetrahydrodipicolinate reductase: MGRMLIEAVVNAPDCQLAGALDLPGSPALGQDPAAFLGRTSGISISADLHEGLKNAQVLIDFTRPEGTLAHLAVCRELGVKAVIGTTGFDAAQKAQIGAHAQHIGIMMAPNMSVGVNVVMKLLDMAARALNEGYDIEIIEAHHRHKVDAPSGTALKMGEVVAAALGRDLKDCAVYGREGVTGERDPSTIGFATVRGGDIVGDHTVLFAGTGERIEITHKSSSRVTYAQGSLRAARFLASHGAGLFGMDEVLGLG; encoded by the coding sequence ATGGGGCGCATGCTGATCGAAGCGGTGGTCAACGCCCCCGACTGCCAGCTGGCCGGCGCACTGGACCTGCCCGGCAGCCCGGCGCTGGGCCAGGACCCCGCCGCCTTTCTGGGCCGCACGAGCGGCATCAGCATCAGCGCCGATCTGCATGAGGGCCTCAAGAATGCCCAGGTGCTGATCGACTTCACCCGCCCCGAGGGCACGCTGGCCCATCTGGCCGTGTGCCGCGAGCTGGGCGTGAAGGCCGTGATCGGCACCACCGGTTTCGATGCCGCGCAGAAGGCCCAGATCGGCGCCCATGCCCAGCACATCGGCATCATGATGGCGCCCAATATGAGCGTGGGCGTGAACGTGGTGATGAAGCTGCTGGACATGGCGGCGCGCGCCCTCAACGAGGGCTACGACATCGAGATCATCGAGGCCCACCACCGCCACAAGGTCGATGCCCCGAGCGGCACCGCGCTGAAGATGGGCGAGGTGGTGGCCGCGGCCCTGGGCCGCGATCTGAAGGATTGCGCCGTCTACGGCCGCGAAGGCGTGACGGGCGAGCGCGACCCCTCCACCATCGGCTTTGCCACCGTGCGCGGCGGCGACATCGTGGGCGACCACACCGTGCTGTTCGCCGGCACCGGCGAGCGCATCGAGATCACGCACAAGTCCTCCAGCCGCGTCACCTATGCCCAGGGCAGCCTGCGCGCCGCGCGCTTCCTGGCCAGCCATGGCGCCGGCCTGTTTGGCATGGACGAAGTGCTCGGCCTGGGCTGA
- a CDS encoding methylamine utilization protein, producing MTVLPRHRWTAGLALASAMGAAQAVPWTIELRNSAGQPLANAAVAVELKGQPSKAGPGAKAEMAQRERQFQPALLVVQTGTPVSFPNFDTVRHHVYSFSAAKKFDLKLYSGTPAEPVLFDKPGVAALGCNIHDRMSAHIVVVDTPLFGKSDAQGQLKLDLPAGEHRLLVWHASMPTPQLQAQALQVGNSAGHTTLSLPAGP from the coding sequence ATGACTGTGCTGCCGCGACATCGGTGGACCGCCGGCCTGGCGCTGGCATCGGCCATGGGCGCGGCCCAGGCCGTGCCCTGGACCATCGAGCTGCGCAACAGCGCCGGCCAGCCGCTCGCCAACGCCGCCGTGGCGGTGGAACTGAAGGGTCAGCCCAGCAAGGCCGGCCCCGGCGCCAAGGCCGAGATGGCGCAGCGCGAGCGCCAGTTCCAGCCCGCGCTGCTGGTGGTGCAGACCGGCACGCCGGTGAGCTTCCCGAACTTCGACACCGTGCGCCACCACGTCTATTCCTTCTCGGCCGCCAAGAAGTTCGACCTCAAGCTCTACTCCGGCACGCCGGCCGAGCCGGTGCTGTTCGACAAGCCCGGCGTGGCCGCGCTGGGCTGCAATATCCACGACCGCATGAGCGCCCACATCGTGGTGGTGGACACGCCGCTGTTCGGCAAGAGCGATGCCCAGGGCCAGCTGAAGCTGGACCTGCCCGCCGGCGAGCACCGCCTGCTGGTCTGGCATGCCAGCATGCCCACGCCACAGCTGCAGGCCCAGGCCCTGCAGGTCGGCAACAGCGCCGGCCACACCACGCTCAGCCTGCCCGCGGGGCCATGA
- a CDS encoding ExbD/TolR family protein — protein MAFGRLERRDQPKPMGEINMTPLIDVMLVLLVIFMIAAPLMSSSLRLDLPKSEAASPSEAPQFIAVAITPDGALHLGDEQLDAKAFRARIAELAKARPEAEIQLRADRLVPYGQVAELIGWVQGVGLNRIAFVAEAAASAP, from the coding sequence ATGGCCTTCGGTCGCCTGGAGCGCCGCGATCAGCCCAAGCCCATGGGCGAGATCAATATGACGCCCCTGATCGACGTGATGCTGGTGCTGCTGGTGATCTTCATGATCGCCGCGCCGCTGATGTCCTCCTCGCTGCGCCTGGACCTGCCCAAGAGCGAGGCCGCCAGCCCTTCGGAGGCGCCGCAGTTCATCGCCGTGGCCATCACCCCCGATGGCGCCCTGCACCTGGGTGACGAGCAGCTCGACGCCAAGGCCTTCAGGGCGCGCATCGCCGAGCTGGCCAAGGCACGACCCGAGGCCGAGATCCAGCTGCGCGCCGACCGCCTGGTGCCCTATGGCCAGGTGGCCGAGCTGATCGGCTGGGTACAGGGCGTGGGCCTGAACCGCATCGCCTTCGTGGCCGAGGCCGCAGCGTCGGCGCCTTAA
- a CDS encoding outer membrane protein assembly factor BamE: MPLLTRFAGAARAPLAVLALLPVLGACSYLPTLPSSETFSVSGDKVLGLMRPYRVEIVQGNVLTKEQLERVKPGMSRAQVRDLLGSPLLTDLFHGERWDYVFTIRRQGVVSQSRQVVALFDGDKLKSIAAPDDLPTEQEFIASINTFKPSGPAPKLELSEAERQALPKPVRPEAAAVEPMGAVRAYPPLEPRS; this comes from the coding sequence ATGCCACTGTTGACTCGTTTTGCAGGTGCGGCCCGCGCACCGCTCGCTGTGCTGGCCCTGCTGCCGGTGTTGGGTGCCTGCTCCTACCTGCCCACCCTGCCGAGCTCCGAGACCTTCTCGGTCAGCGGCGACAAGGTGCTGGGCCTGATGCGCCCCTATCGCGTCGAGATCGTGCAGGGCAATGTGCTGACCAAGGAACAGCTGGAGCGCGTCAAGCCGGGCATGAGCCGCGCCCAGGTGCGCGACCTGCTGGGCTCGCCCCTGCTGACCGACCTCTTCCACGGCGAGCGCTGGGACTATGTATTCACCATCCGCCGCCAGGGCGTGGTGTCGCAGAGCCGCCAGGTGGTGGCCCTGTTTGACGGCGACAAGCTCAAGTCCATCGCGGCGCCGGACGACCTGCCCACCGAGCAGGAATTCATCGCCTCGATCAACACCTTCAAGCCCAGCGGCCCCGCGCCCAAGCTGGAGCTGAGCGAAGCCGAGCGCCAGGCCCTGCCCAAGCCGGTGCGCCCCGAGGCCGCCGCCGTCGAACCCATGGGTGCCGTGCGCGCCTACCCGCCGCTGGAGCCGCGCTCGTGA
- the leuS gene encoding leucine--tRNA ligase translates to MNDKYAPSEIEAAARQYWNSRDAYRVGEDQSKPKFYACSMLPYPSGKLHMGHVRNYTINDMLTRQLRMKGYNVLMPMGWDAFGLPAENAAMKNKVPPAKWTYENIAYMKSQMQAMGLAIDWSREIATCTPEYYKWNQWLFLKMLEAGIAERRTQVVNWDPVDQTVLANEQVVDGKGWRSGAVVEKREIPGYYLNITKYADELLSAVANPEDKSYLSGWPERVRLMQENWIGKSEGVRFAFPHEIKGADGALIQDGKLYVFTTRADTIMGVTFCAVAPEHPLASHAAASQPELAAFIEECKRGGTTEAELATQEKKGQRTGLFVTHPLTGAQVEVWVGNYVLMSYGDGAVMGVPAHDERDFAFAKKYGIEIKQVIAVDGATFSLDAWAEWYGDKLKAVCVNSGELDGLGHKAAVSKVAELVGAKGLGEKKTTWRLRDWGISRQRYWGTPIPIIHCDDCGSVPVPAKDLPVVLPEECIPDGSGNPLNKHAGFLNVGCPSCGKPAKRETDTMDTFVDSSWYFMRYCDAQNGEAMVGEGSQYWMPMDQYIGGIEHAILHLLYARFWTKVMRDLKLISFDEPFKNLLTQGMVLKGAFSHKPADAGKNYYWEHEVNVQTNEHGQVIGGTLKTDGTPLEYEMTTMSKSKNNGVDPQELINQYGADTARLFVMFASPPEQTLEWNDAGVEGAHRFLKRVWGFGAKHAAAIQAAGTDFAALSGEGKALRREVHMVLKQVSYDYERMQYNTVVSGGMKLLNALEGFKAAGQDAAVREGFSVLLRVLYPACPHIAHTLWQELGFAAELGDLLDAPWPAVDEAALVQDEIELMLQVNGKLRGAIKVPAAADKAAIEAAALASEDFAKFSEGKAPKKVIIVPGRLVNLVV, encoded by the coding sequence ATGAACGACAAGTACGCCCCCTCCGAGATCGAAGCCGCCGCGCGCCAGTACTGGAACTCCCGTGACGCCTACCGCGTCGGCGAAGACCAGAGCAAGCCCAAGTTCTACGCTTGCTCCATGCTGCCCTACCCCAGCGGCAAGCTGCACATGGGCCATGTGCGCAACTACACGATCAACGACATGCTCACGCGCCAGCTGCGCATGAAGGGCTACAACGTCCTGATGCCGATGGGCTGGGACGCCTTCGGCCTGCCGGCCGAGAACGCCGCGATGAAGAACAAGGTGCCGCCCGCCAAGTGGACCTACGAGAACATCGCCTATATGAAGAGCCAGATGCAGGCCATGGGGCTGGCGATCGACTGGTCGCGCGAAATTGCCACCTGCACGCCCGAGTACTACAAGTGGAACCAGTGGCTGTTCCTGAAGATGCTGGAGGCCGGCATCGCCGAGCGCCGCACCCAGGTCGTCAACTGGGACCCGGTGGACCAGACCGTGCTGGCCAATGAGCAGGTGGTGGATGGCAAGGGCTGGCGCTCCGGCGCGGTGGTCGAGAAGCGCGAGATCCCGGGCTACTACCTCAACATCACCAAGTACGCCGACGAGCTGCTCTCGGCCGTGGCGAACCCCGAGGACAAGAGCTATCTGAGCGGCTGGCCCGAGCGCGTGCGCCTGATGCAGGAGAACTGGATCGGCAAGAGCGAGGGCGTGCGCTTCGCCTTCCCGCACGAGATCAAGGGCGCCGACGGCGCGCTGATCCAGGACGGCAAGCTCTATGTCTTCACCACCCGCGCCGACACCATCATGGGCGTGACCTTCTGCGCCGTGGCCCCCGAGCATCCGCTCGCCAGCCACGCCGCGGCGTCGCAACCCGAACTGGCCGCCTTCATCGAGGAATGCAAGCGCGGTGGCACCACCGAGGCCGAGCTGGCCACGCAGGAAAAGAAGGGCCAGCGCACCGGCCTGTTCGTCACCCATCCGCTCACCGGCGCGCAGGTCGAGGTCTGGGTCGGCAACTATGTGCTGATGAGCTATGGCGACGGCGCGGTGATGGGCGTGCCCGCCCATGACGAGCGCGATTTCGCCTTTGCCAAGAAGTACGGCATCGAGATCAAGCAGGTCATCGCCGTCGACGGCGCGACATTCAGCCTGGACGCTTGGGCCGAGTGGTATGGCGACAAGCTCAAGGCCGTCTGCGTCAACTCCGGCGAACTCGATGGCCTGGGCCACAAGGCCGCCGTCTCCAAGGTGGCCGAGCTGGTCGGCGCCAAGGGCCTGGGCGAGAAGAAGACCACCTGGCGCCTGCGCGACTGGGGCATCAGCCGCCAGCGCTACTGGGGCACGCCCATCCCCATCATCCACTGCGATGACTGCGGCTCGGTGCCCGTGCCTGCCAAGGACCTGCCGGTGGTGCTGCCCGAGGAATGCATCCCCGATGGCAGCGGCAATCCGCTCAACAAGCATGCCGGCTTCCTGAACGTCGGTTGCCCCAGCTGCGGCAAGCCGGCCAAGCGCGAAACCGACACCATGGACACCTTCGTGGATTCATCCTGGTACTTCATGCGCTACTGCGATGCGCAGAACGGCGAGGCCATGGTTGGCGAGGGCTCGCAGTACTGGATGCCGATGGACCAGTACATCGGCGGCATCGAGCACGCCATCCTGCACCTGCTGTACGCGCGCTTCTGGACCAAGGTGATGCGCGATCTCAAGCTCATCAGCTTCGACGAACCGTTCAAGAACCTGCTCACCCAGGGCATGGTCTTGAAGGGCGCGTTCTCGCACAAGCCCGCCGACGCGGGCAAGAACTACTACTGGGAGCACGAAGTCAACGTGCAGACCAACGAGCATGGCCAGGTCATCGGCGGCACGCTCAAGACCGACGGCACGCCGCTCGAGTACGAGATGACGACGATGTCCAAGTCCAAGAACAACGGCGTCGACCCGCAGGAGCTGATCAACCAGTACGGCGCCGACACCGCGCGCCTGTTCGTGATGTTCGCCTCGCCGCCCGAACAGACGCTGGAGTGGAACGATGCCGGCGTGGAAGGCGCGCACCGCTTCCTCAAGCGCGTGTGGGGCTTCGGCGCCAAGCACGCGGCCGCCATCCAGGCCGCCGGCACTGACTTTGCTGCGCTGAGCGGCGAGGGCAAGGCGCTGCGCCGCGAGGTGCACATGGTGCTCAAGCAGGTCTCGTACGACTACGAGCGCATGCAGTACAACACCGTGGTCTCGGGGGGCATGAAGCTGCTGAACGCGCTGGAAGGCTTCAAGGCCGCCGGCCAGGACGCCGCCGTGCGCGAGGGCTTCTCGGTGCTGCTGCGCGTGCTCTACCCGGCCTGCCCCCACATCGCCCACACCCTGTGGCAGGAGCTCGGCTTTGCCGCCGAGCTCGGCGACCTGCTGGACGCGCCCTGGCCCGCGGTGGACGAGGCCGCCCTGGTGCAGGACGAGATCGAGCTGATGCTGCAAGTGAACGGCAAGCTGCGCGGCGCTATCAAGGTGCCGGCCGCCGCCGACAAGGCCGCCATCGAGGCCGCGGCCCTGGCCAGCGAGGACTTCGCGAAGTTCAGCGAAGGCAAGGCGCCCAAGAAGGTCATCATCGTGCCCGGTCGCCTCGTCAACCTGGTGGTCTGA